The following is a genomic window from Chitinophaga caseinilytica.
AAATCAGCTACTGCTTCAGGAATCTTGCGCAGATCAAGGGAAACGATATTCTCCCCTTTTTTCTCCTGTATGGCCTTTATGATGGAAGTAAAAATCTTGCTGTTCCTATTGATGCGTGTTACCGCCTTTTTCCTGCTGTTCAGTATGGTTAAGGGTGCCAATAAGTGCTGTTTTTGTTAAAAATAGTCTTTAATCTCCAAAATTACTAAACCGGGGCCAAAATATAACGCCGGCTTATATGCTGGAAGACGGATGGGTCGGTAAAATATTGTTAAAATGATGGTAATTTGCTCATTTTACAGTTAAATCAGGATTTGTGATAGGCCATCCGTTTCACGTGCTCAACACGGTAGACAGCACCAATAACTATGCCATGGCAAGGGTCGCCGAAGGCCCCGTGGCGCCCGGGTACACATGGTTCGCTATGGAGCAGACCGCAGGGAAAGGACAGCGCGGCAAACAGTGGCTCTCCACGCCCGGTGAGAACATCATGCTCACCACCGTTCTCCAACCCGCGCTGGGCCTGCATCAGCAGTTCATGCTCAGCGTGGCCGTAGCCCTCGGCGCATTCGATTTCTTCCGGAAATACGCAGGAGACGAAACCCGCATCAAATGGAGCAATGATATTTACTGGCGTGACAGAAAGGCAGGGGGCATTCTTATCGAGAACGTTTTGCGTGGAAGCGTCTGGCAATATGCCATAGCTGGGATGGGCATTAATATCAACACCCCCCATTTCCCCGACCATCTCCAAAACCCCGTTTCCCTCCGCCAGATCACCGGCCGCGAATGGGATACGCTCGAACTGGCCAAAGACCTCTGCACCCATCTCGAAAACCGGTACAGCAAGCTCAGCGTAGACACTTATCCTGCCATGCTCGCCGAATACAAAGACAATCTCTACCGCCTTCACGAGCCCGCGCTTTACCGCATCAACGGCGAAATCTTCCAGGGCGTTATCCGCGACGTATTGCCCGACGGAAGGCTGTGCCTGGAAAAGAACAAGGAAATACTGGAACTGGGATTCGGCGAAGTGGAATTCATCTTCGCCCGGTAAAACTGGAAAAAGCCAGTAAAAACTGGCTTTTTGGAGAAGTGGAATTTGTAAAGACAAACATCTGAAGCTTCTCCAAAAATGCCAGCCACGGGTCAAAGCCCATGATTTTGGTCGATAAATGGAGGTTTACAAGATGGAACTTCTTTTCCGCTTATCCAAATAAAATTTTGCAACCCATGCTGCAATTCGCTGCAAACGCCCGCTGTTGCCCGTTGCAACAAATTATTGGATATTTGCAACGAAACGCTTGATGATTGCAATTTCGCTCCCGCATCCGCAGCGTAGCTTTGTTATCCACTTTAAATCCTATTCAGACATGCATTACAGAACTCTGGGAAACACCGGCGAAAAAGTTTCAGCGATCGGCCTCGGCTGCATGGGCATGGCCTTCGCCTACGGCCAGCGCGATGATGCCGAATCCCGCGCTACGCTTGAGCTCGCACTCGACCTCGGCGTTAATTTCTGGGACACGGCAGACATGTACGGCCAGGGCCTCAACGAAAAACAACTCTCCGAAGTGCTCGCCACCCGCAGGAAAGACGTATTCCTCGCCACCAAATTCGGCTTCCGTTACCGCGAAGATAATTCCACCTACTTCGACGGATCGCCCGCGTATCTCAAACAAGCCTGCGAAGCATCGCTCAAAAGGCTCGGCGTAGACGTGATCGATCTCTATTACGCCCACCGCGTAGACGATCAGGTGCCCATCGAAGAAACCGTTGGCGCCATGGCCGAACTGGTAAAGGAAGGGAAAGTACGTTACCTCGGCCTGTCGGAAGCCTCCGCGCATTCAATCCGCAAAGCCGCCGCCGTGCATCCCATCGCCGCGCTGCAAAGCGAATACTCCCTCTTCGTGCGCGACATCGAATCCGACATCATTCCCACCTGCCGCGAACTGGGCATCGGCATCGTGCCCTACAGCCCCCTCGGCCGCGGGGCCCTCACTTCCGACCTGCGCGACGTCAAAGACCTCGACCCGACCGACTTCCGCCGCAACCTCCCCCGGTTCCAGCAGGAAGCGTTCGACAAGAACCTCCGTATCGTGAGCGCCCTGGAAGACATCGCGGCCGAACGCCACATCACCCTGCCGCAGCTGGCCCTGGCATGGCTGCTCGCCAAAGGCGACAACATCACCCCCATCCCCGGCACCAAACGGCGTAAATACCTGCAGGAAAACGCCGCGGCGGCCGATATCGCGCTGACTGCCGACGATGTTGCCCGCATCGAAGCCACGCTTTCCGGTTACCAGATCGAAGGCGAACGTTACAGCGAAGGGGCTATGAAACTGGTGAACCGCTAACCTGACGCAATTGCTCAAATCCGTGCAGCCACTACGGTTCCAATACGGTTACAGTACGGTTACAGTACGGTTACAGTACGGTATCCCTACTATATCTGTACTGAACGAGTACTGTAAGGCTATGGTAACGCCAAATAAAAAGGGAGCGCTCCTGCCGGGGCGCTCCCTTTTTATTTGGATGAACATGGTTTATTTCACATTGTACCCCCAGCCTTTCAGCCACTGGAGCACTTTGTCGCGATAATCGCCCTGGATAAGCACCAGCCCGTCTTTTACCGAGCCGCCGGTGCCGCATTTTGTTTTCAGTTCCTTGCCGAGTTTTTCGAGATCGGCTTCCGTGCCCACGAACCCTTCCACCACGGTCACCGTTTTACCGGCGCGCTGCTTCGTGTCCAGCTTCACGCGGAGGCGCTGCTCCGCAGGCGCCAGCGTAGCGGCCTCTTCGGTGGGTTCCTGCGGGTACGAAAAGTTGGGATCAGTAGAATAAACGATCCCGTTGGAGGCGGATTTTTTCTTGCTCATAACTTGCGTTTTTTAGTGACCGTTGGGCACCAGGATCTGGAGCGCGCCCGGCACCACGTTAAAATGAACGGTTTTTCCCTGCGTCAGCGGCACCGCATCGCCATCCACCTGCAGGCAGGATAGATCGGGGCTGGCCACTGTTATTTCTTGTCCGGTAAAATGTTGCATATAGCGGCTCTCGCCGATGTTGCCCCGCAGCGAACTGATGCTCAGCGGCAGCAGGTCCCAGAAGCGGAGCGGGCGCACCATGCAGACGTCCAGCTGCCCATCGAACAGGCTGGCCTGCGGCGCCAGTTTGAAATCGTACCCGAACTGGTTACCGTTGGCCACGGTCATGAGGAACGCCGGCGCTTCGGTTTCCTTCCCGTCCATCCGGATCTTGTAAACCGCGGGTTTGTAGGTTGAAAATCCGCCGACCACGAGCCGCGCGTAATTGATGAGCCCGCGCTTTTTGCTGTGCCGGAAACGGTCTGCGATCACCGCATCGAAACCCACGCCCGCATTGCTGAGGAAGAGGTGCTCGTTGGCGTACCCCGCATCCATGGGCTTTCTATTTCCTCCGGCTACGATGGCAAGCGCCTTTTCCACGTCCAGCGGGATGTTGAGCGCCCGTGCCAGGCCGTTCCCACTGCCGAGGGGCACGATGGCCAGCGCCGTTTTCGAGCCCACGAGGCCCTGGGCGATCTCGTTGATGGAACCGTCGCCGCCCACGGCCACAACGGTATCTACGCCGCGGTCTACGGCTGAAATGGCCAGGTCTGTACCGTGACCGAGGTATTGGAGATAGGTGGTCTCAACCTGGAAGCGATCTTCCGGCAACTGCCGTGCGATGGCGGCGCCGAGGGATTTCTCGCGGTCGGTGCCGGCTTTCCGGTTGATGATGATCAGTATTTTCCGCAATGGTAAGAGGATTGACTCAGGAATGGATAACGGCCTTGAGACTGAGGTCCAGGCTCACGGCATGGTGTATGATGGCGCCGACAGACACGAAATCGACCCCTGTTTTGGCGTATGCCTCCACATTTTCGATCGTGATGCCGCCGGATGCTTCGGTTTCGTATTGGCCTTTGATGAGGTCGAGCGCCGGGGGGATCTGCTCCGGCGAAAAATTGTCGAGCATGATGCGATGCACCTGTCCCACCTGCAAAATCTCCTTCACATCATCGATATTCCGGGCTTCCACTTCGATTTTCAGATCGAGCTGTTTTTCCTTCAGATAAGCCACCACGCGCTCAACTGCCGGGGTGATGCCGCCTGAGAAATCGATGTGATTGTCTTTAAGCATGACCATATCGTACAGTCCGATCCGGTGATTGACGCCGCCCCCGATGCGCACGGCTTCTTTTTCGAGCATGCGGAAGTTGGGGGTGGTTTTGCGGGTGTCGAGCACGCGGGTATGATACCCTTTGAGGCGGTCGGTGTATTTACGGGTGAGCGTGGCGATGCCGCTCATGCGCTGCATACAGTTGAGGACGAGCCTTTCTGCGCTCAGCAGGGTGCGCACGCGGGCGGAGACTTCAAACGCGATTTCTCCGGCCTGCATGGGCTCGCCGTCTTTTTTGAAGGGGACGAAACGGGTGGAATCGTCGAGCATGCGGAAGATGGCTTCGGCCACTTCCATGCCGGCGAGCACGCCGTCTTCCTTGATCTTGAGCCTTGCTGTGCCGGTGGTTTCGGCGGGGATGGAGGCGAGGGTGGAATGGTCGCCCGAGCCGATATCTTCCGCCAGTGCGGCTTTGATGAATTGTTCCAATGCTTCTTTCTGTAACATAACGCAATCGGGAATGAAAGGGCAAGTTACAAACAAAAAGGCCATCCGCCTAGGAGCGGATAGCCTTTCAATGTGTTCGTCTTGCTGTTGAGCTATTTATTTTCGAAGCGCAGTTCGTTGAGGACGAATGCGTTCCCTTTTTCTGGAGAAAAAACGAGGTTCGGAAATTGCCGCCGGAAGTGGTGAGGTTGCCCACCCCGAACTGGGAGCCGCCTTCGGGGCCGCCTTTGTGGAGCAGTTCGAAGGTTTTGACGGTGTTTTTCCCGAAGAAGTCTTTCAGGATGATTTCCGCCTGGGCTTTGCTGTAGGAGTTGGATCTGCCAGCCATATTGATCTCGACCGTGTTGTCCAGGAGTTTGCTCAGGTTACCGGAGTCTCCCTTTTTCAGGGCGTTGACCACATCATCGAAAGGACCCGCCAGCAGCGTAAAAGCCGTCAGCATCCCTCCGAGCAGGAACACCCCCAACACTACGATTAACTTTTTCATTATCCGTTATTTTGATCGCAATACATTTATCAACCTTAGAAGACACGAAAACTATGCCAAATTGCTGACTTTCAATAAATATACCATTATTGTGCTATACTTCCCAAGGTTGCGCATTACAATAATTTAATATACAAAAATCCCCTGAATTATAACCCCTCTTCAAAAATTTTAGACACCGGGAAAGATAGTATTATTAATTTCACGGGCCGATTCATTCACAACGCACAACCGGATTTAAAGTATGGAAACTAAAAGAGCGATCCTGATCATCATGGATGGCTGGGGCCAGGGCCAGGTGCCCGCCGCAGACGCCATCGCACATGCAAACACCCCTTTCGTAGACGGCCTCTATGAACAATTTCCCCATAGCACCCTCATCACCTGCGGCGAGGCCGTAGGGCTCCCCGACGGACAAATGGGCAATTCCGAAGTAGGGCACCTCAATATCGGGGCCGGAAGGATCGTTTACCAGGAACTCCAGCGCATCAACGTAGCCGTAAGAGACGGCGAGCTCGCTGCCAGCAAGGTTTTGCAGGACTCCATGGACTACGCCCGCAATAACAATAAAGCCCTCCACTTCATCGGCCTGGTGAGCGATGGCGGCGTACATTCCCATATCACCCACCTCAAAGCCCTCGCTTCCATCGCGAAAGAACGCGGGCTCACAAACGTGTTTGTACATGCGTTCACCGACGGGCGCGACACCGATCCCAAAGGCGGCCTCGGCTACCTCGACGATCTCCAGCAACACCTGGGCGCCACCACCGGCCGCATCGCTTCCGTAACCGGGCGCTATTACGCCATGGACCGCGACAAACGCTGGGAAAGGGTGAAACTCGCTTACGACGCGCTCGTGAACGGCACCGGTACGCCTACGCAAGACGTGCTGACCGCCGTGAAAGCCTCCTACGCAGAAGGCGTGACCGACGAGTTCATCAAGCCCATCATCGTTACCGACGCGCAACAGCAGCCTATCGGCAACATCCAGCCCGGAGACGCGGTGATCTGCTTCAACTTCCGCACCGACCGCTGCCGCGAGATCACGGAAGTGCTCACCCAGCAAGCGTTCCCCGACTTCGGCATGCAGCCCCTGGCATTGCACTATACGACCATGACCGAATACGACAAAGCCTTCAAGGGCGTACATGTCATTTTCGAAAACGATAATCTTTCCATGACCCTCGGCGAAGTCCTGGAAAAGAACGGCAAAACGCAAATCCGCATCGCGGAAACGGAGAAATATCCGCATGTGAGCTTCTTCTTCTCCGGCGGTCGTGAAACGCCCTTCGAGGGCGAGAAACGCATTCTCGTGCCCTCGCCCAAGGTAGCTACCTACGACCTCCAGCCCGAAATGAGCGCCCCCGAACTGGCAGACGCCATCCTCCCCGAACTGGAGCAGCGTACGGCCGATTTCGTGGTCCTCAATTTCGCGAACGCAGATATGGTGGGCCACACCGGCGTTTGGCCGGCCGCCATCAAAGCCGTGGAAACCGTAGACGCCTGCGTGTCCAAAGTAGTTTCTACCGCATTGCTGAACGATTACACCATCTTCCTCACGGCAGACCACGGCAACGCGGACTTCATGATCAACGAAGACGGTACGCCCAATACGGCACACACCCTCAATCCCGTGCCTTTCTTCATCATCAGCAACGATTTCAAGGGTGAGGTCAAAAACGGTAAACTGGGCGACCTCGCTCCTACCATCCTTCACTTCATGGGCCTGCCCATCCCGAAGGAAATGACCGGCAACGTACTCGTATAATCCTCAACAGGATACATCGAAAGGGGCTGCTCCGGCGGCCCCTTTTTTATTTTCCGCCACCTGTAACTTTCCGGGGCCGCCTGGCGTTTAACACCTGATGAAGCCGGAAGGCTTCCCCCGAAACTGATTATTCTACTATTACCATAAGTTTTTTAGTGCTCTCGACAGATTTGCTCATGCATCAGATGCGCCGTATTCACGGTGCATTTTTTTATAGGCCGATAACGGCTACACCATTAAATTTGTGGGTATGAGAATCGTATTTGCTGGGCTTTTTGCGTTGTTGATGACCGGATGCCGGCTGCCCGAGCCCAAAGGCGGCGCGCCCGTTGCCGTGAGGGACCATAGCTACAGGGCGTTGGGGAACTATTGCTGGGACGAGATCGCCAGGATGCGGAAATCGCCCTTCCAGATCACCAAAACCATCCGCCTCAACGGGCAAACGGTGTCGGCGCCGGTGAAAGACAGCGCAGGACTGGAAGCGCTCTTCCGCCCGCTGATGGACGCCGATATCAGTCGCCCCTCGCTGGCAGACGCGTACGACATCGATACCATTCCCAATCATTTCTCGGGAGATACGACCTTCATCCACCGCACCCGCGGCAAACAGACCTGGCCTGCACAACTGATCGTGGAGATCGACAGCAGCCGGCGCATCAAATCCGTCCAGGCCTCTTCCCACACAAAGAACCCTGTGTACGAATACCGCCAGGAGATCGTTTACGAGCGCGATCGCCAGCTCTCCATCAGCTCCCATCAGAAAATCATCTTCATGAAAGCGGAAAACATGGAAACCATCGCCCAGTTCCGCCCATTAACAGCGCAGCAATGACGTCAGCGGAATTTTCCCAGATATCGCATACCATTCCCACTCAGGCCGGCATCTATAAATATTTCGACGCCGGCGGGGAACTGCTGTACATCGGCAAAGCCAAAAGCCTCCGCAAGCGCGTTTCCTCCTATTTCGTCAAGAACCACGACAATTACAAAACCCGGAAGCTGGTAGACAACATCCACCACATCGAGTTCACGATCGTAGACAACGAAAAAGACGCGTTCCTGCTGGAAAACGCCCTCATCAAGCAGTTCCGCCCGAAATACAACATCGATCTGAAAGACGATAAAACGTATCCGTTCATCGTCATCAAGCACGAATCTTTCCCCCGCGTTTTCCTCACCCGCCGCGTGATCAAAGACGGGTCGGAATACCTCGGCCCCTTCACCTCCGTGGGCCGCGTGCGCGAGCTGCTGGAAGTGATCCGCTACAACATCCCCCTGCGCACCTGCAACCTCAACCTGTCTGAACAGAACATCAAAAAAGGGAAGTTCAAGGTGTGCCTGGAATACCATCTCGGCAACTGCAAAGGCCCCTGCGAAGGGCTGCAATCGGCCGAAGATTACCGGGAAGGGCTCCAGTCCGTGAAGGAAATCCTCCGCGGCAACCTCTCGCCCGTGCTCAACGTGTTCAAATCGAAAATGCAGGCGCATGCGATGAACATGGAATTCGAGAAAGCGGAAATCGAACGGAAGAAAATCGCCAGTTTGCAGGATTACCAGGCCAGGTCTACCATCGTGAGCAGTCGCGTCGGGAACGTAGACGTGTTCACCATCCTGTCTGAAGGCAATTTCGCATATGTGAACTACCTGCGCGTGCTCAACGGCACCATCGCCGATACAAAAACCGTTACACTGGAAAAGAAGCTGGAAGAAACGGACGAGGAAGTGATGGAATACGCCATCGGGTACCTCCGCGAAGCGTTCCAGAGCCTGGCGCGCGAGATCGTGCTGCCTTTCCACGTCGATTTTCCGGAGGAAAACGTGGAAGTGATCGTCCCGAAAGGCGGCGACAAAAAGAAACTGCTCGATCTTTCCACCAAAAACGTCGACTATTTCCGCGAAGAGCTGCGCAAGAAAAAGATCCTGCATCTCGAAGGCAAGAGTGATATGGAAGTGAAGAAAGTGCTGTACCAGCTGCAGGCCGACCTGGAGTTGCAGGAACTGCCCGTTCATATCGAATGTTTCGATAACTCCAACTTCCAGGGGAGCTATCCCGTTTCGGCCTGCGTCGTGTTCAAAGACGGTGTGGCGTCGAAGAAAGATTACCGCCATTTCAATATCAAAACGGTGGAAGGCATCAACGACTTCGCGTCTATGACCGAAGTGGTGTACCGCCGCTACAAGCGCCTCCTGGACGAAGAACAGCCGTTGCCGCAGCTCGTTATCATCGACGGTGGTAAGGGCCAGTTGGGCGCGGCGATGGAAAGCATCCGCAAGCTCGATCTAATCGGCAGCATGACGGTGGTGGGCTTGGCGAAGAACGAGGAGGAAATTTTCTTCCCGGGCGATAAGGATTCCATCAAGCTGCCGTACGACAGTGAGAGCCTGAAGCTGATCCGGCGCGTCCGCGACGAGGTGCACCGTTTCGGCATTACGTTCCACCGGCAGAAGCGTAGCAAGGGCACGTTCAAGAATGAGCTGGAATCGATCAAGGGGATTGGCGAAAACACGGCTACGCAGCTGTTGCAGAGCCACCGGTCGGTCAATAAGGTGAAAGCGTTAAGTAAAGACGAACTGACAAAAGAAGTGGGCCTGAAAAAGGCGACGCTGATCTGGGAGCACTTTCATGGTAAGGAGGGCGCGAACGGGAAAGAAAAGCAGGAAGGATCAGTGTAATAACCGGTTCCCCATCACCTTTCATCAAACTGCACTCAAACATGTTAGTCCGCACCCATGCTTATTGGATACAGGGATGCCGTCTACGACACCGATCAAATCAGCATAAAAATCATCTTACAAGATTGTGATCAGGAAAAAGGGCGAATCGAAACCTCATCAAAAAAATCACGGCTTCATACAAAAGAGAGAGCCCGGTTTGAGAACCAGGCTCTATTCCCCAAGTTAACCATTAAAAGACACAGATTTATTTTTGATGACCGGCAGACCGCCGGTGGATCTTCGTTGTTGAAACATGACAATTACACATTCATTCAAGCGTGTTTTATCACATTACTAAAGTAATGCGTATGTGGCTGTGTCGTTGTTAAGTATTTGTTATCAGCACGAAATAGCCGTTAGCTGTAACCTGCAACAGCATTGAGTTTCAAACGATTTTTCGGGATCGGGAATTTGTTAGCGGGCGGTCTCGGAGAGGTACTGCAAATTGACCGCAGCCACGTCTGCGCCGCGCGCCATTTCCACACTGCGGATAGCCTGCAGCATGTGCCTTTGCGCGTGCGCGATGAGGAAGCGGAACGTATCTCCGGCCTTCAGCGCCACGAGTTTCGACAGCGTGGTCGGCAGCCGGATGCCGCCGATGTCGATCTTCTTCGCGGCTTGCAGGAGCGACAGCATCCATTCCTGTTGCGCCTGGAATTCGTCGAGCGTTTGCGCCGCGTCTAACCGGGGAGTGGGATTATGATTTTTGGGGGCAGACATTTTCATTTTCAGGCTGCCGTCTTCTTTCGGCAACATTGTTTGCGTAAAATAATTGCCCAGCCAGCCGCTGCGGAATTGCTCCGGCACGGGGCGTTTCCTGGAAAGGAATTTGCGGAATGCTTCGTCGAAAGCCGGCAGGTAGAAACGGCCGTAGCCATTGAGATGCTCCAGGCACTGGATGGCAGACCATTTGCCGGGCGCCGGCGGTTGCAGGAGAAGGTCGTGGGGTTGGGAGGCGAGGTAACGGTCTGCCGCCGCGCGAAGGTTGTTCACGTCGTGCTGCAGCTCGCTGAGCAGGGTTTCTGCGTGGAAGGTAGGCATGTGAAGAGATTTAATGATCCGATGCAAAGGTAATCCGGCTATTTACACGAAATCTTTGTCTAAACCAAGATTTACAACCGAACGCCACCTAACAGCTTGCTGAACGTAGCGGGATCGATGCCGAGGTAGGAAGCGAGGTATTTGTGGGGGATGAGCTGGAGAACGTGCGGGCTCCTGGCCAGGAGGCGCCTGAACTTCTGCTCCGCGCCCAGCGTCTGTATTTCGATCAGCCGTTCCATCACGCCCGCCATGGCGGCCATGGTACCGATGTGCACCCACCGGGCTATCGCCGGATGTTGCTGCATGAGCCGCTGAATATCGTTGTACGAAATTCGTAGAAAGGCGCTCTGGGTGAGGGTTTCCAGGTAATACCGCGAGGGTTGCTGCAGGAAAAACGAATCGATGATGCCGGAAAAGGAACCGGGATAGGAGAACATCAGCGTGGCTTCTTTTTGATTTTCAGCGAGGGCGAACGCGCGCTGGAGCCCTTCGGTCACGTAATAGCAGTACCGCTCGGTGTCTCCCGCGGCGGTGAGCACCGTTTTCCGTTTGCAGGCCAGCGGGTGGAAGCAGCCGGAAAGGTCTTCCCAGGCATCTTCCGGAAGCGGAACTACGGCATCTATGGCGGAACGGAGTTGCTGCATGGCTGTAAGATATAAAAAAAACCGCCCCGGATTACCCGGAGCGGCTTCTCATTATTGTTCGCAGGATTTGAGCGAATGGGAGATTAGTATTCCCACAGGTCCTGCTCTTTGTTAAAGATCTTGTCTTTGATGGCCTGGCCTTCCAGGAGGCGCATTACACCGTCTTTGATGTAGTTGCTGATCTCGCGGTTGAACGCGTTCTTTTCCTTCACAACGAAGCTGGAGAAGAAGCGCATTTCGAAGAGGTCTTCCCAGGTCATGGTAGACGCGTCGTTATTCTGGTTATATACGTCGTATTTGGCCAGAACGGGGCGCAGATCGGGATAATAGAGCCAGAACAGGGGGATGGTGGCGCGCACGGTACCGTCGTCGTTGATACGGGATACCATGGGGGCGATGCCGAGGATGCGGACCTTCAGCGCGGAGGCTTCCTGGTCAAACACCCAAACTTCCTTGATCTTGTACTGTTTGATCGTTTCGGGGTTGAACTCGTCGCGGATCGTGACGTTCTTTTCCTCGCCGGTTACCGGGTCGATGCTGCGAACGGTCCTTTCCTCGCCCGAGAGCTTGGTCATGATCTCGTCGTAGTTCATGAGGGTGCTGAATCGGTCGTCGATCGGGCTGAAAGCCTCAACTTCCTTGTTTTTGATCGCTGCAAGCAGGATATTGATGAGGAGCTGGTTGACGCCGGTCTCATCTTCCACGTTGTACTGGAAGGGGAGGTTCATCTTTTCGCGCACATCGATGATCTGCCAGATCTGTTTTTCCCAGAACTTGTCGTCTTCACGGATGTGATCGTAAGCGATGGGCACGCGGTCGCGGATAGGGCTCTTTTCGGAAACCCCGTCTACCCGCAGCGATTTACGCGGCGTATCTACCGGTGTGCCTACCCCGTCTTGCCGGAGCGATGCAGGTGCGGTACCTGCCGGAGCGGCGGGCACGTTTACCGGGTTGCCGGTGGCCGGGTTGGTCACGGGTGCGGGTTGCTGCTGCTGCTGCTGCTCGGGTTGCGGATCGGTATTACCTCTTCTGCGGCGCGACTGTGCGTCGGCGGAGGAAGCGATAAACACCAGCAACAATGCGCTCAGGCTGATCCTTTTCAATATTACTGCTTGCATAGCCAGTAACGGTTTTTTACGTTAATTGATCTTGAAGTTTACGTTGGGCATGGAACGAACCCTTCCGTCCGGACCTTTCACCTTGATATTGTCGAAATACACCTGGTCGCCGGGTTTGATGCCACGGATGGCACCCTGCAACTCGGGGTTGGCGGGCCACATTTCGGAGGTGGCGTCGCCTTCGGCATACGGACGGTTGCGCGATTCGATACCCATACGGTAGCCTACTACAGCGTAGCGGACACCGTCGAACACGAAGTCTTCCAGGTCGGCGCGGAGGCCTTGCTGCACTTTGAATTCGGCGGCTTTCATGGTGGGGCCTTTGGTGAGGCCTACCTTGATAGACGGGTCGGGTACG
Proteins encoded in this region:
- the gpmI gene encoding 2,3-bisphosphoglycerate-independent phosphoglycerate mutase, yielding METKRAILIIMDGWGQGQVPAADAIAHANTPFVDGLYEQFPHSTLITCGEAVGLPDGQMGNSEVGHLNIGAGRIVYQELQRINVAVRDGELAASKVLQDSMDYARNNNKALHFIGLVSDGGVHSHITHLKALASIAKERGLTNVFVHAFTDGRDTDPKGGLGYLDDLQQHLGATTGRIASVTGRYYAMDRDKRWERVKLAYDALVNGTGTPTQDVLTAVKASYAEGVTDEFIKPIIVTDAQQQPIGNIQPGDAVICFNFRTDRCREITEVLTQQAFPDFGMQPLALHYTTMTEYDKAFKGVHVIFENDNLSMTLGEVLEKNGKTQIRIAETEKYPHVSFFFSGGRETPFEGEKRILVPSPKVATYDLQPEMSAPELADAILPELEQRTADFVVLNFANADMVGHTGVWPAAIKAVETVDACVSKVVSTALLNDYTIFLTADHGNADFMINEDGTPNTAHTLNPVPFFIISNDFKGEVKNGKLGDLAPTILHFMGLPIPKEMTGNVLV
- a CDS encoding DUF4783 domain-containing protein, which gives rise to MKKLIVVLGVFLLGGMLTAFTLLAGPFDDVVNALKKGDSGNLSKLLDNTVEINMAGRSNSYSKAQAEIILKDFFGKNTVKTFELLHKGGPEGGSQFGVGNLTTSGGNFRTSFFLQKKGTHSSSTNCASKINSSTARRTH
- the nadC gene encoding carboxylating nicotinate-nucleotide diphosphorylase → MLQKEALEQFIKAALAEDIGSGDHSTLASIPAETTGTARLKIKEDGVLAGMEVAEAIFRMLDDSTRFVPFKKDGEPMQAGEIAFEVSARVRTLLSAERLVLNCMQRMSGIATLTRKYTDRLKGYHTRVLDTRKTTPNFRMLEKEAVRIGGGVNHRIGLYDMVMLKDNHIDFSGGITPAVERVVAYLKEKQLDLKIEVEARNIDDVKEILQVGQVHRIMLDNFSPEQIPPALDLIKGQYETEASGGITIENVEAYAKTGVDFVSVGAIIHHAVSLDLSLKAVIHS
- a CDS encoding DinB family protein — its product is MPTFHAETLLSELQHDVNNLRAAADRYLASQPHDLLLQPPAPGKWSAIQCLEHLNGYGRFYLPAFDEAFRKFLSRKRPVPEQFRSGWLGNYFTQTMLPKEDGSLKMKMSAPKNHNPTPRLDAAQTLDEFQAQQEWMLSLLQAAKKIDIGGIRLPTTLSKLVALKAGDTFRFLIAHAQRHMLQAIRSVEMARGADVAAVNLQYLSETAR
- a CDS encoding translation initiation factor — encoded protein: MSKKKSASNGIVYSTDPNFSYPQEPTEEAATLAPAEQRLRVKLDTKQRAGKTVTVVEGFVGTEADLEKLGKELKTKCGTGGSVKDGLVLIQGDYRDKVLQWLKGWGYNVK
- a CDS encoding aldo/keto reductase, which encodes MHYRTLGNTGEKVSAIGLGCMGMAFAYGQRDDAESRATLELALDLGVNFWDTADMYGQGLNEKQLSEVLATRRKDVFLATKFGFRYREDNSTYFDGSPAYLKQACEASLKRLGVDVIDLYYAHRVDDQVPIEETVGAMAELVKEGKVRYLGLSEASAHSIRKAAAVHPIAALQSEYSLFVRDIESDIIPTCRELGIGIVPYSPLGRGALTSDLRDVKDLDPTDFRRNLPRFQQEAFDKNLRIVSALEDIAAERHITLPQLALAWLLAKGDNITPIPGTKRRKYLQENAAAADIALTADDVARIEATLSGYQIEGERYSEGAMKLVNR
- a CDS encoding biotin--[acetyl-CoA-carboxylase] ligase: MIGHPFHVLNTVDSTNNYAMARVAEGPVAPGYTWFAMEQTAGKGQRGKQWLSTPGENIMLTTVLQPALGLHQQFMLSVAVALGAFDFFRKYAGDETRIKWSNDIYWRDRKAGGILIENVLRGSVWQYAIAGMGININTPHFPDHLQNPVSLRQITGREWDTLELAKDLCTHLENRYSKLSVDTYPAMLAEYKDNLYRLHEPALYRINGEIFQGVIRDVLPDGRLCLEKNKEILELGFGEVEFIFAR
- the uvrC gene encoding excinuclease ABC subunit UvrC, whose translation is MTSAEFSQISHTIPTQAGIYKYFDAGGELLYIGKAKSLRKRVSSYFVKNHDNYKTRKLVDNIHHIEFTIVDNEKDAFLLENALIKQFRPKYNIDLKDDKTYPFIVIKHESFPRVFLTRRVIKDGSEYLGPFTSVGRVRELLEVIRYNIPLRTCNLNLSEQNIKKGKFKVCLEYHLGNCKGPCEGLQSAEDYREGLQSVKEILRGNLSPVLNVFKSKMQAHAMNMEFEKAEIERKKIASLQDYQARSTIVSSRVGNVDVFTILSEGNFAYVNYLRVLNGTIADTKTVTLEKKLEETDEEVMEYAIGYLREAFQSLAREIVLPFHVDFPEENVEVIVPKGGDKKKLLDLSTKNVDYFREELRKKKILHLEGKSDMEVKKVLYQLQADLELQELPVHIECFDNSNFQGSYPVSACVVFKDGVASKKDYRHFNIKTVEGINDFASMTEVVYRRYKRLLDEEQPLPQLVIIDGGKGQLGAAMESIRKLDLIGSMTVVGLAKNEEEIFFPGDKDSIKLPYDSESLKLIRRVRDEVHRFGITFHRQKRSKGTFKNELESIKGIGENTATQLLQSHRSVNKVKALSKDELTKEVGLKKATLIWEHFHGKEGANGKEKQEGSV
- a CDS encoding diacylglycerol kinase family protein; translated protein: MRKILIIINRKAGTDREKSLGAAIARQLPEDRFQVETTYLQYLGHGTDLAISAVDRGVDTVVAVGGDGSINEIAQGLVGSKTALAIVPLGSGNGLARALNIPLDVEKALAIVAGGNRKPMDAGYANEHLFLSNAGVGFDAVIADRFRHSKKRGLINYARLVVGGFSTYKPAVYKIRMDGKETEAPAFLMTVANGNQFGYDFKLAPQASLFDGQLDVCMVRPLRFWDLLPLSISSLRGNIGESRYMQHFTGQEITVASPDLSCLQVDGDAVPLTQGKTVHFNVVPGALQILVPNGH